The DNA segment CTATGCACTAGAGGCCTTCGAGCGCTATCCCTTGGCGAAAGCCGGGGAACTCACCGTGAAACGCCTGGCAAAGTGCCACCCCTGGCACGCGGGCGGGTATGATCCGCTCCCGGAAGCGCCCACTCATAATGATGTGG comes from the Pseudomonadota bacterium genome and includes:
- the yidD gene encoding membrane protein insertion efficiency factor YidD → MRSLIRFFIRCYRWGISPFLPRSCRFYPSCSTYALEAFERYPLAKAGELTVKRLAKCHPWHAGGYDPLPEAPTHNDV